Proteins from a genomic interval of Anolis sagrei isolate rAnoSag1 chromosome 1, rAnoSag1.mat, whole genome shotgun sequence:
- the NEK2 gene encoding serine/threonine-protein kinase Nek2, with product MPSRPEDYDVLLTIGAGSYGRCQKVRRKADGKVLVWKELDYGSMTESEKQMLVSEVNLLRELKHPNIVRYYDRIIDRTNTTLYIVMEYCEGGDLSTLIAKSTKERHYLEEIFVLRVLTQLTLALKECHRRSDGGHTVLHRDLKPANIFLDGKRNVKLGDFGLARILHHDTSFAKTFVGTPYYMSPEQINRMSYNEKSDIWSLGCLLYELCALSPPFTAFNQKELAEKIREGKFRRIPYRYSDQLNELITKMLNLKDYCRPSVEEILQNPLITDLVSEEQGRILERKGRRSGEHDKVERLSGTPASELKLKEQQLHDRERALKEREFRLEQRERELCVRERLAEDKLARAENLMKNYNLLKDQRLMLPTTSPGDVLPGFPTRKKKVQFGDEGKENEQSVDSLENFPLSKEKGYNLKKRLYAANLRAQALCELEKHYQLKSHQLLGMR from the exons ATGCCGAGCCGCCCCGAGGACTACGACGTGCTCCTCACCATCGGCGCCGGGTCCTACGGCAGGTGCCAGAAGGTTCGGAGGAAAGCGGACGGCAAG GTCTTGGTCTGGAAGGAACTTGACTATGGATCTATGACAGAATCTGAAAAACAGATGCTCGTTTCTGAGGTGAACTTGCTCCGTGAGCTGAAACATCCAAACATAGTCCGATATTATGATCGTATAATTGACAGGACAAACACAACTCTTTATATCGTGATGGAATATTGTGAAGGTGGAGACTTGTCTACACTTATTGCAAAATCTACAAAAGAAAG GCACTACCTGGAAGAGATTTTTGTCCTCCGAGTTCTTACTCAGTTGACCTTGGCCTTGAAGGAGTGTCATAGGCGAAGTGATGGGGGTCATACTGTCCTTCATCGGGATCTAAAGCCAGCAAATATATTTCTCGATGGAAAGAGAAATGTGAAGCTTGGTGATTTTGGCCTTGCTAGGATTCTTCACCATGACACTAGTTTTGCAAAAACATTTGTTGGAACACCATACTACATGTCTCCA GAACAAATAAACCGCATGTCCTACAATGAAAAATCTGACATCTGGTCTTTAGGATGTCTTCTGTATGAATTGTGTGCATTGTC GCCTCCGTTTACGGCTTTTAACCAAAAAGAGTTAGCAGAAAAGATAAGAGAAGGAAAATTCAGACGGATCCCTTATCGTTATTCAGATCAGCTGAATGAGCTCATCACAAAGATGCTGAACCTAAAG GATTATTGCCGGCCTTCAGTCGAAGAAATCCTGCAGAACCCTTTGATCACTGATTTGGTGTCTGAGGAGCAAGGGAGGATCTTGGAGAGAAAGGGGCGGCGATCTGGAGAACATGATAAAGTTGAAAGGCTTTCTGGAACTCCAGCGAGCGAACTGAAACTGAAGGAGCAGCAGCTACATGACAGGGAAAGAGCCCTAAAAGAGAGAGAGTTTAGGCTGGAAC AGAGAGAGCGGGAACTGTGTGTTCGAGAGAGGCTGGCAGAAGACAAACTGGCTAG GGCTGAGAACTTGATGAAGAATTACAACTTGCTCAAGGACCAGAGACTCATGCTGCCAACAACCAGCCCAG GTGATGTATTGCCAGGCTTTCCCACACGAAAAAAGAAAGTCCAGTTTGGTGATGAAGGTAAAGAAAACGAGCAGTCCGTGGACAGCCTGGAGAATTTCCCCCTCTCCAAAGAAAAAGGATACAACCTAAAGAAGCGCCTCTATGCCGCTAACCTGCGTGCTCAAGCTCTGTGCGAACTGGAGAAACACTATCAGCTGAAAAGTCACCAGCTCCTAGGGATGCGCTGA